The following nucleotide sequence is from Trifolium pratense cultivar HEN17-A07 linkage group LG2, ARS_RC_1.1, whole genome shotgun sequence.
aatgcaatttcaatgtggaTGCCATAACTTCAtgtgtaagtggagaagacccttggtgcatgatagttatgacagattCTATAAAAGGAAACGTGGGCAAAAGGATAAGAATACAGCAAATCATTCCCTTGtaggaatgtttccttattcagcgaAGGAGGAGAAAATAGATCTGGATCCAATTGATTAAATAGCAGAATGTTCTCTGTCATTGTTTTTATGCATAGTTTTCTGTAGTCACTACTACTAGGAGAGATTTGGCCTCTCGAAGTGCCATTCCCTTATTTCAGTActatttctttcaaaatttcCCTTTGTACTATCAGCTAGATCCCGTTTGAACTCTAGTTgacaatattataataatatttcctCAATTTCCCTCTGTTATTACTGTTGATtgcttttaattgtttttgatACTGAATTGAACCTATCAATTTGGTATCAAGAGCCTTGGTTCACATTTACATAGTGGCTGGTTTGACGACGGGAAGTATCATGGAGAATCGGGTTGACATTCTGGAACAGAGGATGAATAACATGGAGACGACGGTTGAACAGATCCGTCAGGCGGTTTCTGAACTGCAAGCTCGTCCTCAGGTCACGTTGGAGCAGATGAGACAGTTGCTGCAAGAGCAACCACGTCGTCATCGTCGTCATGGACGACCACATGGTGATGAGGAAGGGAGTGACGATAGCGGTGTTTCGGGAGAATCGCGACCACGACACCGACATCAAAACGGTGGAAATGGATCGGGATTTTTTGGAGGAAGGAGACGTTTGGAGATTCCGGTGTTTAAAGGAGAGGATGCGTATGGGTGGCTGGTTCGAATCGAACGATACTTTCGTTTGAATGGGGTACGTACCCAGGATAAAGTTGATGCAGTAATTCTGGCCATGGAAGACAAGGCCCTGAACTGGTTCCAATGGTGGGAGGAGCAGACACTGTTACGAACTTGGGAGGAATTCAAACAAGCAGTGATTCGTCGTTTCCAACCAGGGTTGATTCAAAACCCTTTAGGACCACTGCTAAGTTTAAGACAAAAGGGGACTGTGATGGAGTATAGAGAGAAGTTTGAGATGATGGTAGCACCCTTGCGTAGGGAGGATAGGTTCATGTTGAACTCCATTTTTATTAATGGACTGAAGGAAGAAATTCAAGCAGAACTAAAGCTACATGATAGTCATGATCTAGATGCAGTAATGGATCGTGCACTGTTGAGTGAAGAAGAGGAGATTGAGGAGGTAGACGAGGAACAGAAGGTGGATGAGAGTGAGATAACTGAATTGAAAACCTTGAAATTATCCCTACAAAGTAAGGAAGGATTCACTTCCAACAAGTCCTTCAAGGTGTGGGTACAGATTGGTGACAGACAAGTGCTGACCCTCATTGATTCTGGAGCAACAAGCAACTTCATAACTACCAAGCTGGTTGAGGAATTAGGGTTGAACGTGGTGAACACTCCCACTTATGTGATTGAAGTCGGGAATGGTGAAAAGGTGAGAAATCAAGGAGTATGCGAAGGCCTAAAATTCAAATTACAAGATGTTGAATTCagtcaacatttttttataatggattTAGGAGGGTCTGAAATGGTGTTGGGGATGGATTGGTTGGCGAGCTTGGGAAATATTGAAGCTAATTTTGGAAATTTGTGCTTGAAATGGATGAAGGATGGTCAGAAGCACTTAATTCAAGGTGACCCTACTATGTGTAATAGGCAGGCTTCTTGGAAAGCTATGATAAAAGCTATGTCCAACGATGGAGTGGGATTCTATGTGCATACTGTGGCTGGTAACAGTGGTGAAGGTTCAGATGCTGAGAAATTAGCTGAATGGGACAACATCATTGCAGAATTTCACGATGTGTTCAACATGCCATCAGGTTTGCCTCCTATCAGAGATTATGACCATGCTATTCAGTTAAAACCTGATGCTGCCATTCCTAATTTAAGACCCTATAGATATCCTTTCTATCAAAAAAATGAGATTGAAAAGATAGTAAAGGATATGAtgtgtagaaaataataagtaaatactgttgttttttattcctcagctcaaggctggtttaaataggaagagtacaaacataaaaggaaataatagataagcttagaatctcctagaaataacaaactaggaaactaaatattttccaacaccccccctcaagttggtgcatagatatctatcatgcccaacttgccgatcaaatgctcaaaggtgggtcttgctaagcttttggtcaagatatctgcagtttgctgactcgaagttacaaaaggtagacatatgattccggcatctaacttctcttttatgaaatgtcgatcgatctcaatatgcttggttctgtcatgttgaactgggttatgagctatgctaatagcggctttactgtcagagtataatttcaatggaagctcaattttcatcttaagctcttctaggactctgtggatccataatccttcacaaataccttgagccatagctctaaactcagcttctgcactacttcttgctacaactccttgtttcttgctcctccatgtcacaagattaccccaaacataggtacaatatccggaggttgatcttctgtcagtgactgaacctgcccaatcagcatcggtaaagatagacacatttctttcattagtcttcttaaaaaataatccctttccgggatttgctttcaaatatcgcagtatcctatagactgcctcaagatgttcctcaaaaggagaatgcataaactgacttactacactaaccgagaaagcaatgtcaggtctagtgtgtgacaaataaatcagtttcccaaccaatctctggtaccttccagtatcaacaggaacactaccttcttcccaaagttttgcattaggatccatgggagtatctgctggtcgacatccactcattcctgtttctttcaataaatctagaatgtatttttgctgggaaactacaataccatcttttgatcgagcaacctccataccaagaaaatatctcatggatcccaagtccttgatttcaaagtctaatgctaatttctcCTTTACTCTTGtcatttcaactatatcatctccagtaaggacgatatcatcaacataaacaattaggacagcaatttttccatcttgggagaactttgtgaacaaggtgtggtcagcttgtccttgaatgtatccttgtttcttcatggaataagtgaacttttcaaaccaagctctaggagactgctttaatccatacaaagacttatttagcTTGCATACATTTAatccaaacttgtcttcaaagccaggaggaatgtccatatatacttcttcttctaaatcaccattgagaaaagcattcttaacatccaactgatgtaggggccaatctaagttagcagcaagagacaagagaattctgacagtgttcaattttgcaacaggagcaaaagtctctgagtagtctataccataggtttgagtaaaacccttagccaccaatcgagccttgtacctttcgattgacccatctgaattatacttcacagtaaacacccatttgcatccaaccgtcttcttgccatccggtagtgtcataacactccaggttttgttcttttcaagagctttcatctcctcaagtacagcttccctccactttggaacttctagagcaacctgtacattttttggaatctctacactagacaattttgaggtaaaggcagaaaaagatgaagacaaatttgaatatgatataaaattggacaatgggtatttagtgcaagatctaacaggttttctaacagccacaggatcatcgatatcaggatacaaaatacgactctcagaaacagagatagacttaccttttctttttttaggaagttgatcatcccccagttcagattcatgacagtgttgagatgtggactcatcactttctttgtgattctttctcacaaaaacctttcctttccaagtcttgtttcctgcttcaaacctattatctttatatgactcattattttgtggcatttcaattagatcatcattatcattgttttcaagattctcattgttttcttcatgagaaaatgtaggctcggattcaccaagctcactactcataacaggagtaggattagataaaaaatcatggccatttttcgttggtgcagaagtataagtcttagaactttgtgataccggcaaagataaattattaaaaaaactcatgtcctcagtttgaaacgagttaaaaaaactcatgtcctcaatttgagacgaatcttcatttaaatttcccccctgaagatgcgtgtcaaaaaaaggtttgttttcaaagaatgtaacatccatggtgacaaacattttctggttttttggatcaaaacatttatatcccttctgggttggagaatacccaacaaaaacacattttatagcacgcggttcgagtttgctaatattcttatgttcatgaacaaatgcagtgcaaccaaagatttttaaggtcaaatcgtttgaaacacgatcattaggaaaacattctttgaaaatatgaattggagttttaaaattaagaactttggagggcactctgttaattaagtatgcagcagttaaaactgcttcaccccacaaataatttggtactttacttgcgaaaagtaaagctctagccacctccaacaagtgcctattttttctttctgcaactccattttgttggggagtgttaggacatgaactttgatgcacaattccattttcacgaaaaaaatcactcaacattgtgttaaaatattctttgccgttatcacttctaaatacttgaatatttgtttgaaattgattttgcaccattttaacaaaatcttttacggtctgacaaacgtcagatttcccttttaacaagtacacccaactaactcttgagtgatcatctataaatgtgataaaccattttttatgagaaagtgtactcgttcggttagggccccaaacatcactgtgaataacagaaaaaggttttgatggtttgtagggctgtaatggaaaatgagaacgatgatgttttgcaaattcacatgcttcacatttaaacaaagataaatccttattacgaaataactcaggaaataagtgttttaaataaggaaaactaggatgacctaatcgtgaatgccataacataacatcatcattattattattcaaaactaaaaaagattcaaagcatgaacttattggtttggaaggtagttgtgattcaggttcaatgtcgaagtagtagagtcctccactctccttagcactaccaatcatcttccccgagttcaaatcctgaaaaacacaatgagtacggaaaaaattagtttgacaatttctatcttgggctaatttactgacagacatgagactacaagatagatttgggacatgaagaacatctttaagggttagacttggagacaacacaaccgaacctttacccgcaatggctgaaaaggatccatccgcaatttttattttatggttacctgcacatggactataagaagaaaacagagtagaatcaccagtcatgtgatcacttgcacccgaatctactatccaagcacgactaggactgacactaaaaagggcagaagtacctttgggggcaacagagccagaaagagtgttagattcaagaattttgtacagtctgtctagttgttccatcatgaatgaaagctgaattgaagaagactgatgctcttgatcagaattactggcttggaatgtatgaccctcacctccacctttgttcttctgatttgaaggtcgcggaagaccatgtaatttccaacattgaaaaatagtatgtcccaaacgatgacaatatttgcattcacgacggtatttgaaagtggatgatcgtcgtcgagaataaaaaaacgtcataattaataatcttagccaAGGAGTACCGGAAGCAGCAAAGAAAAGTAACGCCGATGAACAGTACTCGTGAACAGTAATCACGTGAACAGTATGTATGAACAGTGCCTCCGATGAACAGTATTTTAAATGAACAGTGCGCGTGAACAGTACCACGTGTGAACAGTGCCGCACACAAAATCAGTCGTCGTGGTCAGATTGTAAAcacgacggcggctagggttttgcggaagcgagacccccaaaattgggagctctcgataccatgtagaaaataataagtaaatactgttgttttttattcctcagctcaaggctggtttaaataggaagagtacaaacataaaaggaaataatagataagcttagaatctcctagaaataacaaactaggaaactaaatattttccaacatgATGCAAGCAGGGATAGTGAGACACAGTACAAGCCCTTTTTCAAGCCCAGTTTTGCTTGTTAAAAAGAAGGATGGAGGGTGGAGATTTTGTACTGATTACAGGGCTTTAAATAAGGTGACTATTCCAAACAAATTTCCTATTCCTATTATTGAAGAGTTGCTGGATGAACTGGGGGGAGCTGTAATTTTCTCAAAATTAGATTTAAAATCAGGCTATCATCAAATCAGAATGAGGGAGGAAGACATAGCTAAAACTGCCTTTCGGACTCATGAAGGTCACTATGAGTATTTGGTCATGCCTTTTGGCTTAACCAATGCTCCTTCAACCTTTCAGGCCTTAATGAATGAAGTATTGAGACCCTATTTGAGGAAATTTTGTCTAGTGTTTTTTGATGACATACTTATTTACAGTAAGAGTAAGGAAGATCATCAGACTCACTTGAGGGAAATTCTGTTGGTTTTAAGAAAACACCAGCTGTTTGCTAACAAAAAGAAATAGTACTGAAATAAGGGAATGGCACTTCGAGAGGCCAAATCTCTCCTAGTAGTAGTGACTACAGAAAACTATGCATAAAAACAATGACAGAGAACATTCTGCTATTTAATCAATTGGATCCAGATCTATTTTCTCCTCCTtcgctgaataaggaaacattcctaCAAGGGAATGATTTGCTGTATTCTTATCCTTTTGCCCACGTTTCCTTTTATAGaatctgtcataactatcagtgcattagatgcaaaattgaatatgtgtccctcgatgtccctaaatatagtttattttgaacgatgtccctaaaattgacaGTCCGagtgcaatttcaatgtgaatgcttcataacttcacatgttaGTGGAGaaggtgccttagatgcaaaattgaatatatgtccctgaatgtccctaaattgagtttatgtcccacgatgtccctaaaattgatagtctggatgcaatttcaatgtgaatgcttcataacttcatatGTAATTTGAGAAGACCCTTGGctccttagatgcaaaattgatactctttttctttcttactttgttttttttttctctgtatCTGTGAACGAATGTGTGACTTTGTTCCTTTTAGGTTGAAATTTTTGGGTCTTCCAAGACAGGGCTGTACCTTCCATTTAGTGATATATTGATGTAAGTCATCCTTTTAATATTGTGATGCTTAACTAAGGTGAACCTTTAGGATTGATTGATATATACACTGTTATCATCAAATCTTTTTTGGCTGCAGGTCGTGATTCTGAAATCAGGCTTACCGAATCCGCAGATTGGTTTGATTGCAATTTCTAGATCATTGTCACAGAGAAATATGGCAAAAAAGATACAGGTCTGATCTGGTTACTCAAATATCTGTTTTTTGGTTGCCAATATAAAgtgtttattcaaaattttaagtgTCCTGTGTTTTGCTTGTGAATGTCTTTTAGGTCATCGGAAAGCCTCGCGTGCCAATTTTTAAATTCGTTGAAAAGAAGAGTGGTCTTTCCTTTGATATAAGGTTTGACGACATTCTCCTCTTTGATTTTTGGTTGCTAGATTTTTGTTTCACACTTTTCCTTGATTGTTATACGCTTATTGCTCATGCCACTTAATGATGTTAATGTTATCATAATGTTTTGGCTTActggtaatttatttatataattgtaTATGATATTAGATGTTGGATGAAGTATTTGACTTGAACCTCTTTGCATATGttgattttttatgattttctgTATTTGCACAAACTACTGAATTTATGATTTTCTGTATTTGCGCAAACTACTAAAAAATACACGATGgcttttaatttattgtttgtGTATTAGGGAGTGGGGTTATTTTGCAGTACCATATGCAATGTGTCATGGGAAAATTTCTTTGACATGATATATAATATGCACCATATGAAGTCATTTTTGTGCTTgttcattaatttttctttggtGTACATATAAATTCTGCTTAACTCTCTGTTTTTTGTATTTCCATTGGGAGGccatttgttgtttttctttcatcatgcatttatttttcttatcaaGTAGGTAAATAGTTACAGAACATAGACTTATAATGCAATACAACCATACTATTATTAATTTCACACCATTAAATTTTAACATTAGTAGTCACTACATATTAAAGCAAGTTGCAATTACATTATTCTTCTTATACTATCACAAGATATGCACCGGTCGTCACATGTCTCAATGTCTGATTGTTGTGTTCTTGCTCAAATTTGTCTGCATAAAAACAAGTTTAACCTATTTCAGTGgtatgttttcttttcttttccaaaACCTCAATATCACTAATCCATTGTGGAATTATatgcttcttttcttcttcagttTTGACATAGAGAATGGACCTAAGGCTTCCGAGTATATTCAGGTTTGCTTTTATTATTTCCACTACTTAGTCTCAAGAttcatttttctataatttgaTCAATTTACAAATTCTAATACATCCGATTAATTTATATAAGTTTTGTTTAAATTCTcttgtaaataaataatggaAGAAAATGATTCTTTGAAATTCTTAGATATGTGGTTGGCATTATATTGTGAACTGCGTTATATTGATCAAGGTGCTAAGTAGTTgatatttctttaatttaagGGAACCTATTAAGAAACCTAAAGAGAAAGTTTTATGTTGAAAATTAACTATTTAGATTTTTAGAAGTTGACTACACAATTTCCAATAAAATACACTACTATATTAGGTTAggttccttaacatgtgcccttagggcactggttagcattttccttaatttaATTACATAAACAAATACAACAACTTGGAAGCATATAATAACACACCACTTTTACATCATTCTCGTTTTGTGTAGGATTATATTACTGCTTGCATGTGGTATGGTGATACGAACCGGTATCAAAAACAATGAAACAGTAAATGAAAATCAACAAAAGGTGAAAACTTTATTGATATCAAAAATAGAATCAATTACAGATAAAGGAATCAAACAATTCCTGGACTTTCTGACGCAGAGAAGAGCTCCTTTTAGGAAGTTAGTACTTCCTAACCATTATAGTACAAAGATAAATTTCAAGATGAGCTCTGACACTCTCCCTCATACTCCTTTTATTATGGAAGACAGTTGCACACAACTTTCACTCCAAATTAAGGCAAATCATGATTAACCAATTTAGTCGCCAATTCCTTTATTGCTCTTCTTCCTTCTTGAATATACTTTCCATATTTTATGTCCAGCTGTATCATAGTGTACCAACTGCTCATGTGGCAGTGACTCAGCTAAATGGGTCTTATCAATACCCTCCCCTTCAACTagaaccttgtcctcaaggttgaacTTTGGGAATTGATTTCTCATCATAATTACTTCCTCCTAAGTAGCTTCTTCCGCATTCTGCCCCTTCCAATGAACCAACACTTGTTTAATTTCTTCTTGCTGGTTTATCTTTCTAGTGGCCAACACAGCTTCTGGTTCATAATTCTCTCCTTCATCCATTAATTCTGGTAGTTCTTCATTCTCATCATAGTTTCCCCAGCTTTTTTCAATAAAGAAACACTGGATGTACTCTAGACCCTTCTAgcaattttaacttataagctacAACACCAATTCTTTCAAGTATAGGGTAGGGACCATAATACCTGGCTGCTAGTTTGGCATTGATTCTGGTCACTACTGACTTCTGCCTATGTGCCCTGAGCTTGACAAAGACCCACTCTCCCACCATAAAGCTCCTATCTAACCTCTTCTTATCAGCTTGACTCTTCATTTTCTCTTGTGCCTTCACAAGCCGAGTCTTCAATTGTCCGAGGGCTTCATCCTTATCCACCAAATCCCTTTGTACTGCTTTTACTTTGGTCTCACCCTGCAACCATCTTGTCAAAGCTGGTGGTGATCTCCCATACACTACTTCAAATGGAGTCTTCCTTGTAGAAGCATGATAATTAGAGTTGAACCAGTACTCAGCCCAGTGTACCCATAACATCCATGTCTTGGGCTGGTCAGTAATAAAACATCTTAAATAGGTTTCTAAACACCTATTCACCACCTCAGTTTGCCCATCAAATTCTGGATGATAAGTTGTGCTCATTTTCGGACTTGGATTACCTGCAGTTGTGTTAAACTGCAGGGTGGTGCAGTTGAGTAAATCTGccacaattattatttaaataatataaataaattacaaactAAAAGAGATAAAGTGGACTGTAGTGGCTTTTGCTCTACAGCAGGATCCTGCAGTTCAAATTCAACTGCAGGCTATCCAAATCCCTCATTTTCAACTGTGTTCCTTGCATTCTAAACAGTTCCTTCCAAAAACTACTCATAAATATTGTGTCCCTGTAACTTACTAATGGCACACCATGTAATCTCACCACTTCTTTACAAAACACTTATGCTATGCTTCTGGCTGTATAAGAATGTTTAAGTGGAATAAAGTGTGAATATTTGGACAAACGATCCACAACTACTAAAATTGCCCCATACCCCTTAGATTTGGGTAGACCAGTGATGAAATCCATGGAGATATCTTCCCATATCTGTTCTGGAAAAGGAAGTGGCTGCAATAATCCTCCAGGAGAGGTAGCTAGATATTTTTGTCTTTGACCAATATCACAACTTTTCACAAAATCTTGGATTGTTCCCTTCATTCCTATCCAATATAAATTTGCAGCAATTCTTCTATATGTTTTGTAAAAACCAAAGTGCCCTGCTTGTGGAGTAGCATGAAATTCCTTCAAAAATGTAGGAATTAAAGATGATTTGCTGTATATCACTAACCTGCCTTCATAGTACAAAACTCCCTGCTTGTATTCATAACCAGGTCTAGCATTAGGATCTTTCTGCAATTCTTTGATTACTGCCTGAAGCTTCTCATCTTGACTCACTTCCCGTTGTACTATTTGCTCCTGAACCCATTGAACATAGGACAAAATGCTGTTCAATTCTGTCCCTTCATAAATTCTGGACAAGGCATCAGCTCCCTTGTTCAACTTCCCTTGCTTATATACAATCTCAAAGTCATACCCCAATAATTTAGC
It contains:
- the LOC123904092 gene encoding uncharacterized protein LOC123904092; translated protein: MENRVDILEQRMNNMETTVEQIRQAVSELQARPQVTLEQMRQLLQEQPRRHRRHGRPHGDEEGSDDSGVSGESRPRHRHQNGGNGSGFFGGRRRLEIPVFKGEDAYGWLVRIERYFRLNGVRTQDKVDAVILAMEDKALNWFQWWEEQTLLRTWEEFKQAVIRRFQPGLIQNPLGPLLSLRQKGTVMEYREKFEMMVAPLRREDRFMLNSIFINGLKEEIQAELKLHDSHDLDAVMDRALLSEEEEIEEVDEEQKVDESEITELKTLKLSLQSKEGFTSNKSFKVWVQIGDRQVLTLIDSGATSNFITTKLVEELGLNVVNTPTYVIEVGNGEKVRNQGVCEGLKFKLQDVEFSQHFFIMDLGGSEMVLGMDWLASLGNIEANFGNLCLKWMKDGQKHLIQGDPTMCNRQASWKAMIKAMSNDGVGFYVHTVAGNSGEGSDAEKLAEWDNIIAEFHDVFNMPSGLPPIRDYDHAIQLKPDAAIPNLRPYRYPFYQKNEIEKIVKDMMQAGIVRHSTSPFSSPVLLVKKKDGGWRFCTDYRALNKVTIPNKFPIPIIEELLDELGGAVIFSKLDLKSGYHQIRMREEDIAKTAFRTHEGHYEYLVMPFGLTNAPSTFQALMNEVLRPYLRKFCLVFFDDILIYSKSKEDHQTHLREILLVLRKHQLFANKKK